A genome region from Candidatus Hydrogenedentota bacterium includes the following:
- a CDS encoding ankyrin repeat domain-containing protein — protein sequence MSAHWFYSMDVDGETPMSRAMKSGHLALTEFMLRQEREDMPENAAGETLLQRAAYWGMEQAVRKLLAGGANPGERDDVGETPLHKAVRRGHTDTVKALIESGADVNETNKYGMSTLHWVALNGRADVAEMLLDYGADVNVRDEASGGMTPLAIAKLMGYDELAEVFGSRGGTY from the coding sequence GTGTCTGCACATTGGTTCTATTCGATGGACGTTGATGGGGAAACCCCCATGAGCCGTGCCATGAAGAGCGGCCACCTTGCACTTACGGAGTTCATGCTGCGTCAAGAGCGCGAGGACATGCCCGAAAACGCCGCTGGTGAAACGTTGCTTCAGCGTGCGGCGTATTGGGGAATGGAGCAGGCGGTACGCAAACTTCTGGCCGGTGGAGCAAACCCTGGAGAGCGCGACGACGTTGGCGAAACGCCGTTGCACAAGGCCGTTCGCCGCGGTCACACCGACACCGTGAAAGCCCTCATTGAGAGCGGGGCGGACGTGAACGAAACCAACAAGTACGGAATGTCCACCTTGCACTGGGTGGCGCTGAACGGTCGTGCCGACGTGGCGGAGATGCTGTTGGATTATGGCGCGGACGTGAACGTGCGCGACGAGGCATCCGGCGGCATGACGCCCCTGGCGATCGCCAAGCTCATGGGTTACGACGAGTTGGCGGAAGTGTTTGGATCGCGCGGCGGAACGTACTAA